The Megalobrama amblycephala isolate DHTTF-2021 linkage group LG7, ASM1881202v1, whole genome shotgun sequence genome window below encodes:
- the lg7h19orf67 gene encoding UPF0575 protein C19orf67 homolog isoform X1, translating to MMANTEYDESSLCRENEPTQSLREVGTITQTFEEDATMAPSFGDERYLLGEGPVAGNASPSCQDKRMMDEKISPVEKQLEYLLNKADAFQTQLLWSRDCLQSYEFAHIVPMFLQTCQPYFTYLESTARNSSPFRPPLSTYIRTQLLQFSQQLCSRLEQLMLLYASFSFVSLEESDPLSISHFYIGQCQIDNMKLSVFRYCCPTPFLASASTGLYKRMRWNVEQEIQGEGEGKTYDSAEFYFLCCEDVTEAEDNKNGDGRCEGENTERESRVARIWSIGQWVQTYPDPEDITDWVLCSVPCGQYKQLLCLGSEEPSSCTATDCLLGVLLSQEIDGQDDELGGHRSAQDSTKITQKPCFCVSMVM from the exons ATGATGGCAAACACAGAGTATGATGAGTCTTCACTATGCAGAGAGAATGAACCAACACAGTCTCTGAGAGAAGTAGGAACGATTACACAGACTTTTGAAg AAGACGCTACAATGGCGCCCTCTTTCGGTGATGAGAGGTATCTCTTGGGTGAAGGTCCTGTCGCAGGAAACGCTTCTCCATCCTGTCAGGATAAGAGAATGATGGATGAAAAAATCTCTCCCGTCGAAAAACAACTTGAGTACCTGCTGAACAAAGCAGATGCGTTTCAAACACAGCTTTTGTGGAG cCGAGACTGCCTCCAGAGTTATGAGTTTGCCCATATTGTTCCAATGTTTTTGCAAACCTGTCAGCCGTACTTCACTTACTTGGAGTCCACAGCCAGAAACTCCAGCCCCTTCCGCCCACCTCTGTCCACATATATACGCACACAG CTTTTGCAATTCTCTCAGCAACTGTGTTCTCGTCTGGAACAGCTGATGTTGCTATACGCCTCCTTCAGTTTCGTCTCACTGGAGGAATCTGATCCACTGAG TATCTCACACTTCTATATTGGCCAGTGTCAAATAGACAACATGAAGCTGTCAGTCTTCCGGTACTGTTGCCCCACCCCCTTTCTTGCCTCAGCCAGTACTGGGCTATACAAACGTATGCGCTGGAACGTGGAGCAAGAGATACAGGGAGAAGGAGAAGGAAAGACTTATGACAGTGCAGAGTT TTACTTTCTGTGCTGTGAGGATGTCACGGAGGCAGAAGATAATAAAAATGGAGACGGAAGATGCGAGGGAGAaaatacagagagagagagcagagtGGCAAGGATTTGGTCTATTGGTCAGTGGGTCCAGACGTACCCTGACCCAGAGGACATCACTGATTG GGTGTTGTGTTCAGTCCCTTGTGGTCAGTACAAGCAGCTGTTGTGTCTGGGAAGTGAAGAGCCTTCATCCTGCACTGCCACAGACTGCCTGCTGGGGGTGCTGCTTTCTCAGGAAATAGATG
- the lg7h19orf67 gene encoding UPF0575 protein C19orf67 homolog isoform X2 codes for MMANTEYDESSLCRENEPTQSLREVGTITQTFEEDATMAPSFGDERYLLGEGPVAGNASPSCQDKRMMDEKISPVEKQLEYLLNKADAFQTQLLWSRDCLQSYEFAHIVPMFLQTCQPYFTYLESTARNSSPFRPPLSTYIRTQLLQFSQQLCSRLEQLMLLYASFSFVSLEESDPLSISHFYIGQCQIDNMKLSVFRYCCPTPFLASASTGLYKRMRWNVEQEIQGEGEGKTYDSAEFYFLCCEDVTEAEDNKNGDGRCEGENTERESRVARIWSIGQWVQTYPDPEDITDWVLCSVPCGQYKQLLCLGSEEPSSCTATDCLLGVLLSQEIDDLFPVCRNTDGPSS; via the exons ATGATGGCAAACACAGAGTATGATGAGTCTTCACTATGCAGAGAGAATGAACCAACACAGTCTCTGAGAGAAGTAGGAACGATTACACAGACTTTTGAAg AAGACGCTACAATGGCGCCCTCTTTCGGTGATGAGAGGTATCTCTTGGGTGAAGGTCCTGTCGCAGGAAACGCTTCTCCATCCTGTCAGGATAAGAGAATGATGGATGAAAAAATCTCTCCCGTCGAAAAACAACTTGAGTACCTGCTGAACAAAGCAGATGCGTTTCAAACACAGCTTTTGTGGAG cCGAGACTGCCTCCAGAGTTATGAGTTTGCCCATATTGTTCCAATGTTTTTGCAAACCTGTCAGCCGTACTTCACTTACTTGGAGTCCACAGCCAGAAACTCCAGCCCCTTCCGCCCACCTCTGTCCACATATATACGCACACAG CTTTTGCAATTCTCTCAGCAACTGTGTTCTCGTCTGGAACAGCTGATGTTGCTATACGCCTCCTTCAGTTTCGTCTCACTGGAGGAATCTGATCCACTGAG TATCTCACACTTCTATATTGGCCAGTGTCAAATAGACAACATGAAGCTGTCAGTCTTCCGGTACTGTTGCCCCACCCCCTTTCTTGCCTCAGCCAGTACTGGGCTATACAAACGTATGCGCTGGAACGTGGAGCAAGAGATACAGGGAGAAGGAGAAGGAAAGACTTATGACAGTGCAGAGTT TTACTTTCTGTGCTGTGAGGATGTCACGGAGGCAGAAGATAATAAAAATGGAGACGGAAGATGCGAGGGAGAaaatacagagagagagagcagagtGGCAAGGATTTGGTCTATTGGTCAGTGGGTCCAGACGTACCCTGACCCAGAGGACATCACTGATTG GGTGTTGTGTTCAGTCCCTTGTGGTCAGTACAAGCAGCTGTTGTGTCTGGGAAGTGAAGAGCCTTCATCCTGCACTGCCACAGACTGCCTGCTGGGGGTGCTGCTTTCTCAGGAAATAGATG
- the lg7h19orf67 gene encoding UPF0575 protein C19orf67 homolog isoform X3: protein MMANTEYDESSLCRENEPTQSLREVGTITQTFEEDATMAPSFGDERYLLGEGPVAGNASPSCQDKRMMDEKISPVEKQLEYLLNKADAFQTQLLWSRDCLQSYEFAHIVPMFLQTCQPYFTYLESTARNSSPFRPPLSTYIRTQLLQFSQQLCSRLEQLMLLYASFSFVSLEESDPLSISHFYIGQCQIDNMKLSVFRYCCPTPFLASASTGLYKRMRWNVEQEIQGEGEGKTYDSAEFYFLCCEDVTEAEDNKNGDGRCEGENTERESRVARIWSIGQWVQTYPDPEDITDWVLCSVPCGQYKQLLCLGSEEPSSCTATDCLLGVLLSQEIDGPK from the exons ATGATGGCAAACACAGAGTATGATGAGTCTTCACTATGCAGAGAGAATGAACCAACACAGTCTCTGAGAGAAGTAGGAACGATTACACAGACTTTTGAAg AAGACGCTACAATGGCGCCCTCTTTCGGTGATGAGAGGTATCTCTTGGGTGAAGGTCCTGTCGCAGGAAACGCTTCTCCATCCTGTCAGGATAAGAGAATGATGGATGAAAAAATCTCTCCCGTCGAAAAACAACTTGAGTACCTGCTGAACAAAGCAGATGCGTTTCAAACACAGCTTTTGTGGAG cCGAGACTGCCTCCAGAGTTATGAGTTTGCCCATATTGTTCCAATGTTTTTGCAAACCTGTCAGCCGTACTTCACTTACTTGGAGTCCACAGCCAGAAACTCCAGCCCCTTCCGCCCACCTCTGTCCACATATATACGCACACAG CTTTTGCAATTCTCTCAGCAACTGTGTTCTCGTCTGGAACAGCTGATGTTGCTATACGCCTCCTTCAGTTTCGTCTCACTGGAGGAATCTGATCCACTGAG TATCTCACACTTCTATATTGGCCAGTGTCAAATAGACAACATGAAGCTGTCAGTCTTCCGGTACTGTTGCCCCACCCCCTTTCTTGCCTCAGCCAGTACTGGGCTATACAAACGTATGCGCTGGAACGTGGAGCAAGAGATACAGGGAGAAGGAGAAGGAAAGACTTATGACAGTGCAGAGTT TTACTTTCTGTGCTGTGAGGATGTCACGGAGGCAGAAGATAATAAAAATGGAGACGGAAGATGCGAGGGAGAaaatacagagagagagagcagagtGGCAAGGATTTGGTCTATTGGTCAGTGGGTCCAGACGTACCCTGACCCAGAGGACATCACTGATTG GGTGTTGTGTTCAGTCCCTTGTGGTCAGTACAAGCAGCTGTTGTGTCTGGGAAGTGAAGAGCCTTCATCCTGCACTGCCACAGACTGCCTGCTGGGGGTGCTGCTTTCTCAGGAAATAGATG